GtaatagacatacctttataattaaaattaaaatttgatattttaagatatcatatatttaaatagatgaaaattattttgaacataacatattaagataatcttgttcagaaaaattttggccccctcccaaggaaaaaatcctggctccgtTTTATAGTCTATAGAAtggacattttcaattatgaaaataatcaaaataaagctccaaaacaagacaaaagatcatttcttgaatgattgccTAACAATGTACATAAAAAAAGGAAGTTGTTCGAAAATTTAGCATTGATTCAATTAgagatgaatttagttctatgaaagaacgtaaaactcaatttatttttaataaaagaggatgaaatttcaaggtatattaacataacttttatctttttttaattgaaaataattatatttatattacagctccgtctttttgtttttgcacaggtaacatattggagcatcttctcataatgtgcaacttaagtggtttgtgatgttataagatatttaatcaaatgttatttcttatcttaattttagttataaCTATGCtacatatttatgaaatagacatacctttataagAGTGCGAGTTTAACtagcaaataaaagggaaataaTGTCATGCATTTAAAAGATCAACAAACATGGCAGTATTAAAAATCTAAACTTGCACTAGAGGTGATAGTACTACAATAGAGGACAAAAaaatctaataaatgaaaatcgaagGTAAACGATGATCAGTCACAAAAATATGATGcttattaaattaaaaattaatcagAATCTCTTCATTTATGGATAggtaattatattttaatttatataaagtttattaattgtgaaAAATGCTCAGAAAATGGATAAGGTGGATGACGTGTAAAATAAATGTTGGGGCTAGCAATTTAGAATGTGAAGATGACTAGCTTGTATCCATGATAGGTAGTTAATTTTCATGGttttaattttagcaaatgatagcttggaaataaaagaaatgcaaaattaGATTTCATAATCTTTTACTGAAACTGGTTGTATATGACttactcttatccttttatattGCCCATAATGATAGATAATGTAATTAGAGTTTCAGCTGATTGTTAGGCATAGAAATGGACATGTCATTACTATTTGGCTAAAGAAGTTAATAATAATTTGTTCATTTGACTAGCTAAAACAATTGCAGTTTTCAAAGGAATGCATTTGGTGGTGGAAGTTATTATTCAGGCTTTTAGCTTAGAGTGTCACTCTACAAAATATTATTACAAAATTCTATTTTGATTAAGAAGACATTTTTGCAATATTACAAATTGTTGGATTTTAATTTGCATATGTAGATTTACAAATATGGcaattcatgtttttatttaaaCTTGCAATACATATTCTATAACAAGTTCAGCCAGAAATGTTTTCATCTATTTGTAATGCTATTAGACATGATTTAAATGGATAGCTTAACTTGCTATTTctctcaaaaaagaaagaaaaatatgcaagtctgtatttttttttattgatgttGCAGATAGTGACAGTTAATTTTTGTGgctttctatattttttctaattattaaaattttagaaACATTATCACTACTCTTTATTTAATTACAACTAAAACTATGCTGCTATTAAACCGATAATGCACTCATAATGGAtgtgctttcttttcttttttggtatcaTTACGTGCACATAATAGTGgttaaaaattctttttccaTTGTACAATAAATTGGGGTTAACTTTTTATAAGCCAGAAATTTCTTTTCACagcaaattgaaaaagtgttatattcaTATTTCTATGGaagaaaaactggtaggttttgtatttaacaaaaattaaatatttgagggtaaatacaaatctgtatttgagaataaatatttgtaataaagtaaatgtttgaaagtaaaatacccgtaaagagttggtactttaaataaataatacatatttgcctataaactacgctttttaaagtttattaattgttaattattttgAAATACTTTGTCATTCTTTGGACATGTAGCACAAaggacaaatcaggtacaaaatcctaatttcactctctaaaacaatgttttaatcgtttggactgaatttgtaaaggattagtaacaAATGGAATGAGATCAGTGTAATTGGTCAAACCACAGGAGAGGttagtttctgaaattatccctttgaaGCAGAGCCACTAACACACATTTTTTGTGGGAAGCAaacctcccaccccaccaaagCCTCAAGGGCTCGGTGCTGGCCACCAGCCCAAGAGCTGGTGGTTTTGGCCTCTAGTATGAATATATGTggaatgttattttttttttgaaatattaacCCGTGTCAACATAGTAGTGTCATTGGAGTTGTGGCAACCCGTATTCGTTTATCGTCCGGACCATCCATGCCAagttgcttttcaatttgagctGTTAATGTCCCGAAATTGCGGTTTGtgtttttaaattcaaaattttgcatcTTTTCTAATCCAATTCCCCCCTTGCTATAATGAAACGTTCGGAGACATTTCATTGCTTAGGACGCGCAGGTTGGCCACAATACTGTTTCCGTAGTCGTCCAAGTAAAACTGAAAAGGGTATGTATGTAAAGGCCAATGAAAACACGATATTTTACACGCGCCGACCGTCACTGTAACACAAATTTCCCAATTTGCAACCCTACTTAGAAGGTACAAGGGCATTGCACGCCCAACCTGGCCACAGCCGTCCAAAATGTCTAACATTCAAATTTCTGAGCGAAGAAAGACGCCTACGCACATACAAGGCCGCAACACTTAACGGCAAAGCTGTTCATAATCGCGGGTGGGGCGACAGGGATTTTGTGATAGGCTGCGCCGTCACAATATTCGTCCAAAATCCAACTCCAACAGCCGTGCGATGGGCAGGCTCCATCGCTACCGGCCTCCGCGTGATGAAGAACACTCGCAAGAACTGCTGGTTGATCGGAAAAGCCACATATCACACATTTTCCTTGCACAGGGGGTAAATGTTGCAGAATCAATGTCGACAATTACTTGTGCTTATTTTGCCCTAAGTCCTCATTTGgtttatacatatataaaaatgGCTGAATTGGTTCTACATTAATGCACAGGAAGTCTATTCAATTTATCCTAGAGGGTCGTCAGTCGAAATTATGGAGTGGTGGAAGAGGCTGCCTCGTAAGGTGGCCGCGAAAGTTGTTAGTGCTGGGTTTGGGGATTTTCTGAGCCACTTGCCCGTGGCCGATAGAGATAGGAAGTTGCCTGTCGCACTTGCGGAGCGATGGTGGGACTCAACAAACTCCTTCCATTTGCCTTTCGGAGAGATGACACTGACACCCTTGGACTTCACCTGTATAACCGGTGTTGCAGTGGGCGGCTTGCCCATTCCGTGGGATTACAATGTTAGGGAAAATGCCAATTACATCAAGGAGCAATTGGGTTGGGTGCCAGCTTTTGCTTCTGCCGGTGCCATCAGAGTTACCGATATATTGTCATTCTACAAAGACAAGGCGATTGACGAGAACGACGACGTCCAGCTGGCACATCTGACTAGAGCTTTCTTTCTATACATGCTTGGCCGCACTTTACTTAGCAACACGGCCGAAACAATTCACCTGTGCTGTCTGCCAGCGCTGGAGGACGTAGATCGTATAGGGGATTATAACTGGGGAGGGGCGGGGATGGCAACCTTGTACAGATTTATGTCCGCCGTCTCCCGACGCCTGACGAAAAGCCTAGGCGGCTACAGCTTCGTTTGGGAGGTAAGTCCAGATTTGCCTTCACTTTGTGTCAATTCGACATTTCCATGTTCCGTTACATAAACTTTTCTAGCAGTTAGTGTTCATCTCGAACGGTGGACATAATTTGTACGACCACGTGTAGGTGTGGGCTTACGAAATTCTTCAGTTAAGTCCGTATAAACTGAAACAGGACGAGAGGGACGTATTGCCCAGAATGTGGCGATGGCGCTCGTGTAATAGAGCCAACCGACTAGCACCGTCTACGGTCGAAAATTTTCGCCGCGCAATTGACACCATTGACCCGGAAAACGTTAGTTCCCCTACTTAGAACATCCAATAGTTTCTACCGCCTAAGTGTTAACAGTTGTTATGAATTTGTTCCGCCTGTGGAACAAACCAATGTTACATCGCTTGTTAATTGTGTGTCATAGGTGAACTGGCTGCCCTTCCCTGCAATGGCATTGCCGAGTCGGTATCTCAAATCCAAGGAACTAACTGCAACGAGATTGCTTTTGGATGGCCCCATGGGAAGATTTTACTACCTGGGCGAGAGGGTTATTAGGCAGGTGTATGCAGGTGTATGTGCAAAGCAACCTCCCCATCGGCCATCAGATATGTACAGCACTGATACAATTTCGGGAAACATGCTACATGATGTGCTTCGTGGACTGCCCATTGCAAGCCTATACCCAGATCCCCCTCCATATGCTACGTATGACGAGTTTGTGTGCAGCAGGCTAATGAGACCAATGACTTCCTCCACGTTGGCACCCAGTGGGAAGGAGTGCGTAATTCATATATGTGACCAGTTGCCACTAAGTGAGGCCACAACACCGTCACTGAAACATCCAATTAATTACCCTCCCTGGTCTGTGTTGTGCATACAAACTGATGGATCACTGGAGCAAGAGGGCATTCACAGAGTTGGTGGCGATGTAATAGGGTTGCCTCTTCCATGTGCTGTTGGTGATGTGGTATGGCATTCTTCGCCCTGTACTTCACCCGCCATTTAATTTGCGCAATTTGTGTACAATTAATACAGCCATCTGTGTTGTTTCCGCTTAGGTGCCTAGACACTGGTACGAGGACCTGCTTGTTCAGTGCATGGGCCTGAGAAAGAAAGTCTTAGAAAAAAGTGCAGAAATATTTCGTTTGGCATCCAATGTGTCGGACAACTCACAAGTGGTGGACCAAAGGCTACATCAAATACAGGTAATTTTGGAAAGTGCATTGAAGCTCCAAAAGGGGACAGGGAAACGCTGCCTTCGCGGTGAACTTGGTGGCCGGAAATCCTGTGTTTGTAAGCGTCCGAACACAAGTGCCGGGACGCAGACATTTACGGATGAGCTTGGTAGAGCCAAAGCTCACGAAAGTCAGGGAATTCATAATGCCAAAGACTGAGCACCCATGGCCCCAAACCGCAAACAAGGTTGTGTAGCCGGAGGAATGAGTATGCAAACTTCTTGGTACTGCCCACCAACAAAGCTAAGCTGTGAGCAATCGCCACGTGTGTTGCGTAATTCTGATACAATTTTAAACTTGAACACGGAAAATGTTAACAGTTGACAGATAATTCCCACAACTAATTTATAGCCCTGTTCTtatttttcgtctgtcccagaTTGTTCTTCACCTACAATTGAAGTTTGCAGTGAAATTAAATATTTACAACAAAACAATTTAAATGGAAGTTGTTGTTATTATAAATCTATCACATTTAATGCATTACAATTTTCGAACTTATTTATATCATGACAGAAAAGCCTTTTGTATGAATGCAACTCCAACACAAGAATATGAGTTCAAGTTTGTGCAAACTAGTTACTTGAAATATTGTACTCCATTCGAAATGTAcaaatggtgtaaaaaaaattaatcgtTTTCAGCTCTGTTTCGTTACTTTGTGCACAAGACacatttccctttttctttcacttcaacAACTTCCTCTGCAAATTTCCGAGACTAAGCTCCTACTGCATTTTTCCGAGAGTAAACCCCCTCAAACCTATCTATaattacataatatatataaatactaATTAACTAATATTTTACACAGTTATAACGTATATAagatattaaattaaatcatttTGCAACCTTATATGCATAATAATAaacatatttattattatatgaATTATTAATcttacatacacatatatattgtAAGGGCTAATTTCAGAAACATCCCCTGAATTAGCTTGTGGAAAAATGGGAAAACGGATGATTTATGGAGAAAaggcataaagagctggtgttttagTGCAGACCTGGAGTACTTTTTTTACCCGATACATAAGCAGGGTCAAAAATTCACTGCGCTAgttaaccaatttttcatatataaacaaATTTACTAAAATTAAAATAGCGTATTTCAAAGTTGCGCTTCTATTTCGAAGTCAACTACTCTTAAACAGCTACTGCTTAATTCATATAATGGAACAAACCCGTAAAGAACTGGTATATTATAgcaaacaattttttttgtttactttaaaatatttcatttatattaaataattcaaaaaatgctagttttcctttcgtaaagATGTTTCTGTAAcggcttttgaattttatttgcaaatttttatgaaaattaaatgatttataATAAAAGGTTCATACAAAACGTGGTACTTCATTCATGTAATACAGAgaagccataaagagttggtactttatgggatatttcctttttaaactattttttacATATATTACGTAGATAAcctaccatttttttttacataacaaATTACTGTACCATTTTTTGAATGGCATTTCAAAAACATTTCTAACTGAAACAGCACCCACAATAATGGCACAAAAAAGGTGCCTTACTCCCTAATCCAGCTTTACTTCATGTATTACTCTCACAGTTTGTGTTATTGTTGTTAGGCTTCATTAATCACTGTACATTCCTTTTTCTCCGACTAAACGGTAATAATAAACCCCAACATCAGTAATAAATCCCAAGTTCATACCatatatttgtaattttggCCTTCATGATGTCAGCTAAGGGACCCAATAACTCAAAGGCAAGGGAGGTCAGTCAAATTTTGACAACTTCAGGGGGTGCCAGTGAAagtgtcagaaatctcaggggaggtttcttaAATTATCCCTAATAAATATATTACAAACCACATTGTAATTGATAGTTATTGGCTAATTAAATATATTGGTACAAATGTATTACTAAAGTTACTcgaactaattaataatttctattagtaaatatgtataattagtagtataattcataatattaattatattacataaattaatgtacatatataatacatataactaataataccATTGTTATTGGTGCACTGAAGAGACGCATAAGCATTGTGAGCAATGAAAATAGATGGGGAGAAACAGAAGTTACTGTTCCTACACATGAATGGAACGATGGGCAAAAGAAAAGGCGTTGGGCCTTATGGTCATTGGTTAGGATAGCAAGCCGAGGAACAAACAGCCCAATCGTAAAAGCAGTTTATAGCAGCAGCGTACGGCACCAGTTTACAAAAGCTGGGCAACTGAAGCTGATTCCCAAGTAGCCACTTCGGAAAACGTCTATCCCACGAAGAGATTTTGCGCAACATACGCTTCCACTTAATTTCGTATTTACAAAAAAAGGAACAAGTTTGGCTCGTCTAATAAACAATTTGTCAACTACTTACTCTCCTATTAACCAAGTGCAGTAGCGGTATTTGCTACAGCAGTGCTTACGACGCAACCTTGACAGTCATGCATCTGGTGATCCTTCTGTGCATGACCCCTTCGGTGGAACTACAATGACTTACCCATCTACACCTAGCAACCTTGAATAATCTTCACCCCACCGATACATAACAAAACACAATCCCTAAAGCCGGTGTTGCTCTGTAACCTGTCTGTCGTCACGGCTGCTACTTCCATGCACAACCATACCATCTCTTTCAACCTCTGCATTTCACACCTAGAAGAATATATAATAGGATTTACACACGCAACGGCAGTGAAATAAGAACAACAAAGCCATTTACCAACAGGTACTGCATCAGTACAATGACTGTTTACAACCTTTCAGTGGCTGTGGTGATAACAGCTTACAATGGCCCATGACACATTCAAACTTACATTATTTACACTTCAATGGTAACggaatcaaatttttttaaacaatatACCCAGCTTTCCCCGCATTCACGAATACCTTGTAGCCTTCTCATGCTCAAGACAAATTAATGCGAAGGAAAGATACAAACCCTTCCCCTTCTACAATTTCGTACTTGTTTCATGGAAAGACTACTCTTGCACCTCTACTCACCAAAACCTGCCTTATTTATTGCGTAACTGCAAACCGAAGCATCACAACAGTAGTGCCTCATCTTTCTCCTGGACTTCTTTGTTGGCCACCTGTGTCCCTTCCACCGCTACCGAATGGTTGTGGTACAAATGCTTGTCCTCTCCATTCGCCTGAGTCGCTCCAGCCCGTACcaatttcaaatgatttttccagCGAGTCATCCAAACAGTTTTCCATATAATCATCATCAACTGCTGTGTTGTGCGAATTCTTTTTGTATGGGCATGTTCGTTGGTTGTGGCCTGCCTGCAATCTTCAACCCATATATCACATGTCAAATCATTTGTGACTGCAAGTAATCACGTTAACCGAGCACAGTGCTAACATTACACCACTTCAACTTTCTTGCATTGCCAATAACTTTGTATACTTTGTATGCACTTTTAattatgtgtttatttactactgTTGTTAATAAGAACGAAAAATACCCACTTCTTCATTATTACCTTCGCTGTCCACTTCATGTATTTTATCAATTAACTACTGTATAACTACGTATGCAATTCCGATAGTACCTGCAATGACcacactttcttttcttctttgcttCTGCATGCTTGTGATCACCTTTACACCGGGACACCCTAGGATCTAACAGCCCGAATGTTCTTCTACTTCTATCGTTCCTCACTCTTGAATCCATTGCAAATCCATCTCCCCCATATCCCCTATCAATCCACTTCTCCTTTAGGTCCACAGAATGCTTGTCAAACATCTGTTGCAGGTCATTAAACGCATCATCCATGTAGGAGGCATAGTAACACATAGTATTACAGCTGGACTTTAAAGTGCCATATCTGGCCATTTGTGTCAGCTGTTCGTCTGCAACAAATTCTTTCATTCCATTATTACTACAGTGAACTCCCTTTGTCCACCGCTTCGAAATGCATGCTTCTGGGATCCTGTTCATTCCTTCTACCACCATCACGCGAAACATGTGAGCACAAGGAATCCCCTTTGACTCGAATTTCATGCAAGAGCAGATTAGCTTCTCCATTGACCTATCATAATCCACCCTCCAACTTATTTCGTGTCCACCATATTTCGAGTAATAATATGTACGATTCCCTCCATCCTCGCTCCAGCCCTCAGAAATTAGAAGTCCTTGCCTGTTCAAATGCTTCCTCACCATGAAGAACACATTCCTTGTAAACACCTCCGCTGCGCTCCCCTCTAATTCGGGCAGGATTGTGGTTAAGACTGGTTTTGTGTTTTCGCTTGTGTGAACTGCTTTGCTCTCGGTATGTCGAAGCCATGCTATTGCCAAATCAAAACTTCTAACGAATTCATATAGTCGCATTTTTTCATTCAAGTACTCGTTCAAAAAAGCATTCATTTTCTCACACCTTTGAGTACTTCTCATACCTGCAAAAAAATGACCGCGTAAATAGGCCTCTGCCCATAACCTTCTCCTACGGTACAACTTCTTCACCCACTCATTCTCTACCACCCCACATTCATTAACCAACCTAGCCCACCGATCCTCAAACTCAAGAGTGCTACACTTTCTCGCCATCAGGTTATAGAACCTGTTATTAAACTCCTCGCAGCGAATATTACTCCGTGCATTTCTATGCAAGTGCCACGAACATAGCCTGTGACAAGCATCCGGGAGAAGATTCTTTATGGCTCTTCTCATTGCACTGTCCCCATCTGTCATCACTGCTACTGGCTTTCTACCTTTCATAGCCTCTACAAATGTACTTAGCACCCATTCATATGTTTCAATCCTCTCATCTGATAGCAGTGCACAGCCAAAAATAGTACTGTTCAAATGGTTGTTTACCCCTGCAAGTACAACTAGTGGCTTGcggtatttatttgttttgtatgttGTATCAAACACCAATACATCTCCAAATACACTGAAGTCCGCACGAGATTTAGAATCTGCCCAAAACAACCTTGCCAATCTTCCTTCGTTATCTACATGATATTTataaaagaacatgtcatcgGCATCCTTCTTCGCTGCCAAGAACCCAAGTGCCCCTTCTGCATCGCCATTAAAAATATCTTTTCTACGTTCCTCGTCCATTCGGTTATACAAATCCTTAATGCAAAATCCCACGTTACTATACCCTCCGGCTTTGATAACAAAATGTTTCATTATCTGGCATATTCTG
This Coffea arabica cultivar ET-39 chromosome 3e, Coffea Arabica ET-39 HiFi, whole genome shotgun sequence DNA region includes the following protein-coding sequences:
- the LOC140038553 gene encoding protein FAR1-RELATED SEQUENCE 5-like — encoded protein: MLQHLHKEDHANWLASSTGDFTVKSTMEKIFAFGIKAQAVTVDISEEGPSEAVVTDCSGVEQKQRNQRKQRINQMGLDVCGRLRSFDLNQEPECDRDTFIEESGGSIGGHEDEEADELVGAIGVDDVMKLTFDTEEEAGEFYNLYAKLSGFGIRKSNAKRDADGISRFRKWVCCCEGYRNEKWFNYEDRKREAKPITRTGCGACFRVKYDIESVKYVVTRFIMEHNHPLASEASVQHIRSHRKVSDAEYAQAKSLKLVGARICQIMKHFVIKAGGYSNVGFCIKDLYNRMDEERRKDIFNGDAEGALGFLAAKKDADDMFFYKYHVDNEGRLARLFWADSKSRADFSVFGDVLVFDTTYKTNKYRKPLVVLAGVNNHLNSTIFGCALLSDERIETYEWVLSTFVEAMKGRKPVAVMTDGDSAMRRAIKNLLPDACHRLCSWHLHRNARSNIRCEEFNNRFYNLMARKCSTLEFEDRWARLVNECGVVENEWVKKLYRRRRLWAEAYLRGHFFAGMRSTQRCEKMNAFLNEYLNEKMRLYEFVRSFDLAIAWLRHTESKAVHTSENTKPVLTTILPELEGSAAEVFTRNVFFMVRKHLNRQGLLISEGWSEDGGNRTYYYSKYGGHEISWRVDYDRSMEKLICSCMKFESKGIPCAHMFRVMVVEGMNRIPEACISKRWTKGVHCSNNGMKEFVADEQLTQMARYGTLKSSCNTMCYYASYMDDAFNDLQQMFDKHSVDLKEKWIDRGYGGDGFAMDSRVRNDRSRRTFGLLDPRVSRCKGDHKHAEAKKKRKCGHCRQATTNEHAHTKRIRTTQQLMMIIWKTVWMTRWKNHLKLVRAGATQANGEDKHLYHNHSVAVEGTQVANKEVQEKDEALLL